The following are encoded together in the Lathyrus oleraceus cultivar Zhongwan6 chromosome 3, CAAS_Psat_ZW6_1.0, whole genome shotgun sequence genome:
- the LOC127128429 gene encoding zinc finger protein CONSTANS-LIKE 2 gives MLEQKFLTTTSATVRSAVTWPRTCDTCRSAPCAVFCRADSAYLCAGCDARIHAANRVASRHERVWVCEACERAPAAFLCKADAASLCSSCDADIHSANPLASRHQRVPILPISGYLYGPPTTLLGADDEGFVRGGGDAEEEEDEGADMEDENEAASWLLLNPLKNNHHNINNHNNNNNSNDHNQEGNNNGFLFSGEVDEYLDLVDCNSCGGGENTFTTNNTHDHDYSRDQQQQRQDHYGVPQKNYVGDSVVPVQQQHLQNFQLGLEFESSKAGFSYNGGSISQSVSVSSMDVGVVPESTMRDATTMSYSRPSKGTIDLFSAPPIQMTSHFSPMDREARVLRYLEKKKTRKFEKTIRYASRKAYAETRPRIKGRFAKRTDVEAEVDQMFSTTLITEVGYGIVPSFV, from the exons ATGTTGGAGCAAAAATTCCTCACCACCACCTCGGCCACCGTCCGGTCCGCGGTCACATGGCCGCGGACATGCGACACGTGCCGCTCCGCTCCATGCGCGGTATTCTGCCGCGCAGATTCAGCGTACTTATGCGCTGGATGCGACGCTCGCATCCACGCAGCAAACCGTGTAGCCTCGAGGCACGAACGCGTCTGGGTCTGCGAGGCCTGCGAGCGTGCCCCGGCGGCTTTTCTCTGTAAAGCCGACGCTGCTTCCCTCTGCTCCTCATGCGACGCTGATATCCATTCCGCTAACCCGCTTGCCAGCCGCCACCAACGTGTCCCGATTCTTCCGATTTCTGGATACCTGTACGGTCCTCCGACGACCCTTTTAGGTGCTGACGACGAAGGCTTTGTCCGCGGCGGCGGTGACGCGGAGGAAGAGGAGGATGAAGGTGCTGATATGGAAGATGAAAATGAAGCAGCTTCATGGCTTTTGTTGAATCCTTTGAAAAACAACCATCACAAtatcaacaaccacaacaacaataacaatagCAATGATCATAATCAAGAAGGTAATAATAATGGATTTTTGTTTAGCGGCGAAGTTGATGAGTATTTGGATCTTGTGGATTGTAATTCTTGTGGTGGTGGTGAAAACACTTTCACTACCAATAATACTCATGATCACGACTATAGTCGTGATCAACAACAACAGCGACAAGATCATTATGGTGTTCCTCAAAAGAACTATGTTGGAGATAGTGTTGTTCCTGTTCAACAGCAACATCTACAGAATTTTCAACTTGGGTTGGAGTTTGAATCTTCCAAAGCTGGATTCAGTTACAATGGTGGATCAATTAGTCAAAGT GTTTCAGTTTCATCAATGGATGTTGGTGTTGTACCAGAATCAACAATGAGAGATGCCACAACAATGTCATATTCAAGACCTTCAAAAGGAACAATTGACCTATTTTCAGCTCCTCCTATTCAAATGACTTCTCATTTCTCTCCAATGGACAGAGAAGCCAGAGTCCTAAGGTACCTTgaaaaaaagaaaacaagaaaatTCGAGAAAACGATCCGGTACGCCTCGAGGAAAGCCTACGCGGAAACTCGGCCGCGTATCAAAGGTCGGTTCGCGAAACGGACCGACGTTGAAGCTGAAGTCGATCAAATGTTTTCCACAACACTAATTACGGAAGTTGGATACGGAATCGTTCCCTCGTTCGTATAA